In Neisseria animalis, a single window of DNA contains:
- a CDS encoding phage baseplate assembly protein V — translation MQQTHDFGATLQFGVVSAVDEAGHNLRVKIPALEDMETDWLPMATPAAGGNQFYSLPDEGEQVVCLLDARGENGCVIGAIYSAADKPPASSKDKWVRRFKNGTIIEHDRKTGDILVKTDGVVTIDADAVVKKTLTVEGLFTYTAGMSGQGGSGAAAKIDGAIEATGDIKSQGISLPGHTHTGDSGGTTSPPK, via the coding sequence ATGCAGCAAACGCATGATTTTGGGGCGACCCTGCAATTCGGCGTGGTATCGGCGGTGGATGAAGCCGGTCACAATCTGCGCGTCAAAATCCCTGCCCTAGAAGACATGGAAACCGACTGGCTGCCTATGGCTACACCGGCCGCCGGTGGCAATCAGTTTTACAGCCTGCCCGACGAGGGCGAGCAAGTTGTCTGCCTGCTGGACGCCCGTGGCGAAAACGGCTGCGTGATTGGCGCTATTTACAGCGCAGCCGATAAGCCACCGGCCAGCAGCAAAGACAAATGGGTACGCCGCTTTAAAAACGGTACGATTATTGAACACGACCGCAAAACGGGAGATATACTGGTCAAAACCGACGGCGTGGTGACAATTGATGCCGATGCCGTGGTGAAAAAAACCTTGACGGTTGAAGGTCTGTTTACTTATACCGCCGGCATGTCTGGTCAAGGTGGTAGTGGTGCGGCGGCCAAAATTGATGGCGCAATTGAGGCTACTGGCGATATTAAATCCCAAGGCATCAGCTTACCTGGTCACACGCACACCGGCGACTCGGGTGGCACAACATCGCCGCCGAAATAA
- a CDS encoding phage late control D family protein has protein sequence MDIKGFLSGLAAQGGTGGTHPVTKPDFTLSYENKDITGDIAPYLISFVYTDYLEGQSDELQVEFEDVDGRWLRGWYPEQGDALALSLGDQFTGLVDLGSFEIAEIEYNHPPSTVSLKALSAGITKASRTLKGRAYENTTLAEIVRQVAGHLKLQPAGQVKDIKIKRVTQYQERDIEFLSRLAKEYGHTFKVVGNKLVFADNVRLKEREAVVILSPEDMTRIRLRDLIKGVPTQVEMRGYDPKTKKTVSATRKTKSLRPKSKRGHTGDTLKIVPNKGESQTQLNARADAALADAQDDQCAGNITLFGNALLVAGQTVRLKDMGKFSGKYLVKQARHEYRRSSGYTTELEIKMIEYIDDEEQQDAANA, from the coding sequence ATGGATATTAAAGGTTTCTTGTCCGGCTTGGCCGCTCAAGGCGGTACGGGTGGCACTCATCCGGTAACCAAGCCGGATTTCACATTGAGCTACGAAAACAAGGATATTACAGGCGACATTGCCCCCTATCTGATTTCATTTGTTTACACAGATTACCTCGAGGGGCAATCTGATGAGCTGCAGGTCGAATTTGAAGATGTGGACGGTCGCTGGCTGCGTGGCTGGTATCCGGAGCAAGGCGATGCGCTGGCATTGAGCTTGGGCGACCAATTTACCGGCTTGGTAGATTTGGGCAGCTTTGAGATTGCGGAAATTGAATACAACCACCCACCATCAACGGTGAGCCTGAAGGCGTTGTCGGCGGGCATTACCAAGGCCAGCCGCACTTTAAAAGGCCGTGCGTATGAAAATACCACGCTGGCCGAGATTGTGCGCCAAGTGGCAGGCCATCTGAAATTGCAGCCCGCTGGGCAAGTGAAAGACATCAAAATCAAGCGTGTGACCCAGTATCAGGAGCGCGATATTGAGTTTTTGAGCCGTTTGGCCAAAGAGTATGGCCACACCTTTAAGGTTGTCGGGAATAAGCTGGTATTCGCCGACAACGTCAGGCTGAAAGAGCGTGAAGCGGTGGTGATATTGAGTCCTGAAGACATGACCCGAATCCGCCTGCGCGATTTGATTAAAGGTGTACCGACCCAAGTAGAAATGCGCGGCTACGACCCGAAAACCAAGAAAACGGTGTCGGCTACGCGTAAAACCAAGTCTCTGCGCCCGAAATCCAAACGTGGCCACACCGGCGACACCTTGAAAATCGTGCCGAATAAAGGCGAAAGCCAAACGCAGCTCAATGCCCGCGCCGATGCGGCTTTGGCTGATGCGCAAGACGACCAATGCGCCGGAAACATCACATTGTTTGGTAATGCGCTGCTGGTGGCCGGTCAAACCGTGCGCCTGAAAGACATGGGTAAGTTTTCCGGTAAGTATCTGGTGAAACAGGCGCGGCATGAGTATCGCCGCAGCAGCGGCTACACCACCGAACTGGAAATTAAGATGATTGAGTATATCGATGATGAGGAGCAGCAGGATGCAGCAAACGCATGA
- a CDS encoding tail protein X → MSAVLRYTTKDGDRWDLIAHKHYGNALLIDGLIAANPHLPLAEEFVSGLTVFVPVLESKPKNSQADLPPWMR, encoded by the coding sequence ATGAGCGCGGTTTTACGCTATACGACCAAAGATGGTGACCGCTGGGATTTGATTGCCCATAAACACTACGGCAACGCTTTGCTGATTGACGGCCTGATTGCGGCCAATCCACATTTACCGTTGGCCGAAGAGTTTGTCAGCGGCTTGACGGTGTTTGTGCCGGTGCTAGAAAGCAAGCCGAAAAACAGTCAGGCCGATTTGCCGCCTTGGATGCGCTGA
- a CDS encoding phage tail protein, translating into MYAMLGDVRFETLQSFASLEAQHSAKFAKHEVLKGRPRLQAMENDLTTLRFGLKLHWMLGNPDTAYKGLLAALEAQQAVSLVYGSGRFVGWFVIESLTERTLIQDSKGRTAARELDIELTEFVGDPNNPLPTPAIISGKQNPLLSLLPESVQAQAADVMQAVETGVKVYRAAENGIEQMQGIIAAAKELRNDSAGALNLIGDALGVGGDVLGKLNGLPEVTALLGDLSGAAEMATQLGAAGNALGSTVASMRAGYESGTIGGWLDAAGDSITTASEAVANGASAVEKLTGWLATRSDG; encoded by the coding sequence ATGTATGCAATGTTGGGGGATGTGAGGTTTGAAACCTTGCAAAGCTTTGCCAGCTTGGAAGCGCAGCACTCGGCCAAGTTTGCCAAGCACGAGGTATTAAAAGGCCGCCCGCGCTTACAGGCGATGGAAAACGACCTAACCACACTGCGCTTTGGCTTAAAACTGCATTGGATGTTGGGCAATCCCGACACGGCTTATAAGGGTTTGCTGGCAGCTTTGGAAGCGCAGCAGGCGGTGTCGCTGGTTTATGGCTCAGGCCGCTTTGTCGGCTGGTTTGTCATTGAGAGCCTGACCGAGCGCACCTTGATTCAGGACAGTAAAGGCCGCACGGCCGCGCGTGAGCTGGATATCGAACTGACGGAATTTGTCGGTGACCCGAATAATCCGCTGCCGACTCCGGCGATTATCAGCGGCAAGCAAAACCCATTGCTCTCACTGTTGCCCGAATCGGTACAGGCGCAAGCGGCAGATGTGATGCAGGCGGTTGAAACCGGTGTGAAAGTCTATCGTGCGGCAGAAAACGGCATAGAGCAAATGCAAGGCATCATCGCGGCGGCTAAAGAGTTGCGCAATGATTCCGCCGGTGCGCTGAATTTAATCGGCGATGCGCTCGGCGTGGGCGGTGATGTATTGGGCAAGCTCAATGGTTTACCGGAAGTAACGGCTTTGTTGGGTGATTTATCCGGCGCGGCTGAAATGGCCACGCAGCTTGGTGCAGCCGGAAATGCGCTCGGCAGTACGGTGGCAAGCATGCGTGCAGGTTACGAGAGCGGAACTATCGGCGGCTGGTTGGATGCGGCTGGAGACTCAATTACTACGGCCTCCGAAGCGGTGGCTAATGGTGCATCGGCCGTTGAAAAGTTGACCGGTTGGCTGGCGACAAGGAGTGATGGATGA
- a CDS encoding phage tail protein yields the protein MVIFFSGLWAQITAFFSSGIGNIAATILNFSPLGLFYQAFASVMSWFGVTLPSTFTGFGRMLIQGLINGIKSAAAAVYNTIASIGNSIKAKFQAVMDIHSPSREFRRFGGFITQGLDIGIRRTANRPIGTVGAWAGRLKDSFGSRIGQLRADVAARVSGSRADFEQARQAAAAGGVTIHFNPTINAPGGDPAQIQTALQMGLREFETLFHRMMADRERRAF from the coding sequence TTGGTGATATTTTTCAGCGGACTTTGGGCGCAAATCACGGCTTTCTTCAGCAGCGGCATCGGTAATATTGCGGCCACTATTCTCAATTTTTCGCCACTCGGTTTGTTTTATCAGGCATTTGCCAGTGTGATGAGCTGGTTTGGTGTCACCTTGCCGTCAACCTTTACCGGCTTTGGCCGTATGTTGATTCAGGGTTTGATTAACGGCATTAAATCAGCAGCCGCAGCGGTATATAACACGATTGCCTCTATCGGTAATTCGATTAAGGCCAAATTCCAAGCGGTGATGGATATTCATTCGCCGAGTCGTGAGTTCAGACGTTTTGGTGGCTTTATTACCCAAGGTTTGGATATTGGTATCCGTCGCACGGCCAACCGGCCAATCGGTACGGTCGGTGCATGGGCAGGCCGTCTGAAAGACAGTTTCGGAAGCCGTATCGGCCAGCTGCGTGCCGATGTGGCCGCGCGGGTATCCGGCAGCCGCGCCGATTTCGAGCAAGCGCGACAGGCTGCGGCTGCCGGTGGCGTGACCATTCATTTCAACCCGACCATCAACGCGCCGGGCGGAGACCCTGCTCAAATTCAGACGGCCTTGCAAATGGGCTTGCGCGAATTTGAAACGTTGTTTCACCGCATGATGGCCGACCGTGAGCGGAGGGCTTTCTGA